A single window of Labrus mixtus chromosome 23, fLabMix1.1, whole genome shotgun sequence DNA harbors:
- the LOC132958185 gene encoding tetratricopeptide repeat protein 31-like isoform X2 encodes MESDDDDKELPDHPVLQRFLGMFDGNPGFQRILRLGLRAELESKEEIYEVQDVSQLPMHPSEYLKATNWSSDGRFIGKYTRQSSVANRVPYFTTNTELPPPASVEDQTKERDPEKTGRLLQEAKQYASKAERKRLKKQKQKEKKQQGKLDKEKPSPGTNEDGEDGACKTESKQLNCESNNSSSSDRQLASAKDTDSSDGSKEESSDRDTEDDSGSVEELDMASLFVSKAADIARRKMEQKREKKQSPVKEDSKSSPGKTEDSVIDKKDSVATSSLTFEDNIKISTDLANSGNRFASTGDYSMAVMYFTDAIKFNPTEFKLFGNRSFCFEKMQEYEKALADAELSLSMCPGWVKGLFRKGRALAGLKRYDEASQAFRDVLQLKEEQSKEYAEAAHELMRVQITQLMGFGFTREQSSNALILNGTVEKALKVLSKLNNRPGPVQNGAHPAARLVNVGGVSPVLSAIKPAPHPPQSHNAPKPPHLNKPLVPVQNMSNVKSQPQPVLNQAPRTYSTDPRQPHELFPIWVGNLFEPLTESDLKHLFNKAGVIHSVKLLSYKRCAFVNYTKQEYCDEAIRRFHGFDLNGAKIAVRYPDRIPHGIGISKSAIKAEDMEDVYTGYEYGRNAVGGGRPFRSYRHAPEYRGNYQY; translated from the exons TGATGGAAATCCCGGTTTTCAACGGATATTAAGACTTGGGCTTCGTG CTGAACTAGAATCAAAAGAGGAGATTTACGAAGTACAGGACGTTTCCCAACTACCCATGCACCCCAGTGAATACCTTAAGGCAACTAACTGGAGCAGTGATGGTAGATTTATTGGGAAATATACAAGACAGTCCAGCGTTGCCAATCGAGTGCCTTACTTCACTACAAACACAGAACTTCCTCCCCCAGCCTCTGTGGAGGATCAGACCAAGGAGAGG GATCCTGAAAAAACAGGCCGATTATTACAAGAGGCGAAACAATACGCCTCAAAGGCTGAGAGGAAACGGCTCAAGAAACAG aaacagaaggagaaaaaacagcaaGGGAAGTTGGATAAAGAAAAGCCGAGCCCCGGGACAAATGAAGAT ggAGAAGACGGTGCATGTAAAACAGAGAGTAAACAACTTAATTGTGAATCAAACAATAGCAGTTCCAGTGATAGACAGCTGGCGTCAGCAAAAGATACAGACAGCAGTGACGGAAGTAAAGAGGAATCCAGCGATCGAGACACCGAGGATGACTCTGGCAGCGTTGAG GAGCTGGACATGGCAAGTTTATTTGTGAGCAAAGCTGCGGATATAGCCAGACGTAAAATGGAGcagaagagggagaaaaagcaaAGCCCTGTTAAAGAAGACTCTAAAAGCAGCCCGGGCAAAACTGAAGACTCAGTGATTGATAAGAAG GATTCTGTCGCTACCAGCAGCCTTACTTTTGAAGATAACATTAAAATAAGTACCGACCTTGCAA ATTCAGGAAACAGGTTTGCCAGCACTGGAGACTATAGTATGGCTGTGATGTATTTCACTGACGCAATCAAGTTCAACCCTACAGAGTTTAA GTTGTTTGGCAATCGGTCCTTCTGTTTCGAAAAGATGCAGGAATACGAGAAGGCGCTGGCGGACGCCGAGTTGTCTCTCAGCATGTGTCCAGGCTGGGTTAAAGGTCTGTTTAGGAAAGGCAGAGCTCTGGCAGGACTGAAG aggTACGATGAGGCGTCTCAGGCCTTCAGGGATGTTCTCCAACTGAAAGAAGAGCAGAGTAAGGAATATGCAGAGGCTGCCCATGAACTGATGCGGGTGCAGATAACACAGCTAATG GGGTTTGGATTCACTCGGGAGCAGAGCTCAAATGCTTTAATTCTAAACGGGACTGTTGAAAAAGCACTAAAGGTTCTGTCCAAATTAAACAATCGACCTG GGCCTGTTCAAAATGGCGCTCACCCAGCAGCTAGATTAGTAAACGTTGGTGGAGTTTCTCCCGTCCTGTCTGCCATAAAGCCCGCCCCTCATCCCCCTCAGTCCCACAATGCACCAAAACCTCCACACCTGAACAAACCTTTAGTGCCTGTCCAGAATATGTCAAATGTCAAGAGCCAACCACAACCTGTTCTTAACCAGGCTCCAAGGACCTACAGTACAGACCCTCGCCAACCACA TGAGCTGTTTCCTATTTGGGTGGGGAACCTGTTTGAACCTCTAACTGAGTCTGATTTAAAACACCTGTTTAACAA GGCTGGAGTCATCCATAGTGTCAAGCTCCTGTCTTACAAACGCTGTGCCTTTGTGAACTATACAAAGCAAGAGTATTGTGATGAAGCAATCCGACGCTTTCAT GGCTTCGATCTGAACGGTGCCAAGATCGCCGTGAGATACCCGGACAGGATTCCTCATGGCATAGGCATTTCCAAATCTGCCATCAAAGCTGAAGACATGGAGGATGTGTACACAGG GTACGAGTATGGGAGAAATGCAGTCGGAGGTGGAAGACCGTTTCGTTCCTACAGACACGCCCCTGAATACAGAGGAAACTATCAGTACTGA
- the LOC132958185 gene encoding tetratricopeptide repeat protein 31-like isoform X1, with protein MESDDDDKELPDHPVLQRFLGMFDGNPGFQRILRLGLRVAELESKEEIYEVQDVSQLPMHPSEYLKATNWSSDGRFIGKYTRQSSVANRVPYFTTNTELPPPASVEDQTKERDPEKTGRLLQEAKQYASKAERKRLKKQKQKEKKQQGKLDKEKPSPGTNEDGEDGACKTESKQLNCESNNSSSSDRQLASAKDTDSSDGSKEESSDRDTEDDSGSVEELDMASLFVSKAADIARRKMEQKREKKQSPVKEDSKSSPGKTEDSVIDKKDSVATSSLTFEDNIKISTDLANSGNRFASTGDYSMAVMYFTDAIKFNPTEFKLFGNRSFCFEKMQEYEKALADAELSLSMCPGWVKGLFRKGRALAGLKRYDEASQAFRDVLQLKEEQSKEYAEAAHELMRVQITQLMGFGFTREQSSNALILNGTVEKALKVLSKLNNRPGPVQNGAHPAARLVNVGGVSPVLSAIKPAPHPPQSHNAPKPPHLNKPLVPVQNMSNVKSQPQPVLNQAPRTYSTDPRQPHELFPIWVGNLFEPLTESDLKHLFNKAGVIHSVKLLSYKRCAFVNYTKQEYCDEAIRRFHGFDLNGAKIAVRYPDRIPHGIGISKSAIKAEDMEDVYTGYEYGRNAVGGGRPFRSYRHAPEYRGNYQY; from the exons TGATGGAAATCCCGGTTTTCAACGGATATTAAGACTTGGGCTTCGTG TAGCTGAACTAGAATCAAAAGAGGAGATTTACGAAGTACAGGACGTTTCCCAACTACCCATGCACCCCAGTGAATACCTTAAGGCAACTAACTGGAGCAGTGATGGTAGATTTATTGGGAAATATACAAGACAGTCCAGCGTTGCCAATCGAGTGCCTTACTTCACTACAAACACAGAACTTCCTCCCCCAGCCTCTGTGGAGGATCAGACCAAGGAGAGG GATCCTGAAAAAACAGGCCGATTATTACAAGAGGCGAAACAATACGCCTCAAAGGCTGAGAGGAAACGGCTCAAGAAACAG aaacagaaggagaaaaaacagcaaGGGAAGTTGGATAAAGAAAAGCCGAGCCCCGGGACAAATGAAGAT ggAGAAGACGGTGCATGTAAAACAGAGAGTAAACAACTTAATTGTGAATCAAACAATAGCAGTTCCAGTGATAGACAGCTGGCGTCAGCAAAAGATACAGACAGCAGTGACGGAAGTAAAGAGGAATCCAGCGATCGAGACACCGAGGATGACTCTGGCAGCGTTGAG GAGCTGGACATGGCAAGTTTATTTGTGAGCAAAGCTGCGGATATAGCCAGACGTAAAATGGAGcagaagagggagaaaaagcaaAGCCCTGTTAAAGAAGACTCTAAAAGCAGCCCGGGCAAAACTGAAGACTCAGTGATTGATAAGAAG GATTCTGTCGCTACCAGCAGCCTTACTTTTGAAGATAACATTAAAATAAGTACCGACCTTGCAA ATTCAGGAAACAGGTTTGCCAGCACTGGAGACTATAGTATGGCTGTGATGTATTTCACTGACGCAATCAAGTTCAACCCTACAGAGTTTAA GTTGTTTGGCAATCGGTCCTTCTGTTTCGAAAAGATGCAGGAATACGAGAAGGCGCTGGCGGACGCCGAGTTGTCTCTCAGCATGTGTCCAGGCTGGGTTAAAGGTCTGTTTAGGAAAGGCAGAGCTCTGGCAGGACTGAAG aggTACGATGAGGCGTCTCAGGCCTTCAGGGATGTTCTCCAACTGAAAGAAGAGCAGAGTAAGGAATATGCAGAGGCTGCCCATGAACTGATGCGGGTGCAGATAACACAGCTAATG GGGTTTGGATTCACTCGGGAGCAGAGCTCAAATGCTTTAATTCTAAACGGGACTGTTGAAAAAGCACTAAAGGTTCTGTCCAAATTAAACAATCGACCTG GGCCTGTTCAAAATGGCGCTCACCCAGCAGCTAGATTAGTAAACGTTGGTGGAGTTTCTCCCGTCCTGTCTGCCATAAAGCCCGCCCCTCATCCCCCTCAGTCCCACAATGCACCAAAACCTCCACACCTGAACAAACCTTTAGTGCCTGTCCAGAATATGTCAAATGTCAAGAGCCAACCACAACCTGTTCTTAACCAGGCTCCAAGGACCTACAGTACAGACCCTCGCCAACCACA TGAGCTGTTTCCTATTTGGGTGGGGAACCTGTTTGAACCTCTAACTGAGTCTGATTTAAAACACCTGTTTAACAA GGCTGGAGTCATCCATAGTGTCAAGCTCCTGTCTTACAAACGCTGTGCCTTTGTGAACTATACAAAGCAAGAGTATTGTGATGAAGCAATCCGACGCTTTCAT GGCTTCGATCTGAACGGTGCCAAGATCGCCGTGAGATACCCGGACAGGATTCCTCATGGCATAGGCATTTCCAAATCTGCCATCAAAGCTGAAGACATGGAGGATGTGTACACAGG GTACGAGTATGGGAGAAATGCAGTCGGAGGTGGAAGACCGTTTCGTTCCTACAGACACGCCCCTGAATACAGAGGAAACTATCAGTACTGA